Genomic window (Ignisphaera cupida):
ACTAATCTCAATAGATAAATCCTTGATAATTTCATGGTTGTTGACACTAACACTTAAATTATGAACCTTAACAATTTTGCTCAATAACAACACCTCTTTGCTTTAAATAAGAAGAAATAGCTTTTGCAGTAGATATTGCAATTACATGATCCATTAAAACATCCTGTGGAATGAAAATAGCTACAGAAACTAGAAATATAGCCAGTATCCTGTCATTGCTTGAAAAACCAATGACATTTGAAACTTTTATTACCCATGAAAACAAATTTTTATTTGATAAAGCATAGTAAGCAAAGACTATAAAACCTAAGATGTAAATAGGCAAAGCAGCTACAACTGAAAGAAGAAGTAAAGCTATGAAATCCTTTACACCAACATCATAAAGCTTTATTTTTCTCAAGTTAAGATAGGCTCTTGTGAAAATGCTCATTAAAAAAGAGGCTATTGGAAATCCAGCTATGTAACCACCGGTATAGCCAAGCAAAACATGGAGACCTCCCTTAAAACCAGAAGCCATGGGCAAACCCAAAGCTATCAAGACTATGTAGAGAAGCTGAGAAAAAAGGGCATGCTTTGGTGGAAGAAGCAAACCACCTAATATAATTCCCACATTTTGCATGGTATAGGGTATGGGGCCTAGAAAAAAGCTAGCTTGAGCTAGTATACCAGTTAAAACAGCTATTAATGTTGAAAATGCGAGGAGTAGAACTTGTGTAGCTATGGATTTGCTACATATAGTCATGCAAATCCCATCAACAATTCTAAATTGGGGTTATATATAGCTTTTAAGATGCGAAATTACATTGTAAAAATTGAATTAAGTCTGCATAGAAATATTAAGAAAAAGGAATACTTTATCACTTGCTGCACAAGATCTTTAATTATCAAATGACATTAACTCTGGAAGATATGTATTCTAATAAAAATATAGTTAATGCCGCGGCCGGGATTTGAACCCGGGTTTCCCGCGCCTTTTTCAATTCTGCGGCGTCACGGGCTCGAGAGGCCCGCATACTTGACCGGGCTATACTACCGCGGCACTGTTGTTACGATTGTGTTTTGTTGCCTTAAAAGCTTATTTTCCTATCTAATCTTTCTTTGGCATGGCATGAAAATGAAGAGACGTGAGAGCATTAGTATTAGAGATATTGCTTTAGAGAGAATGGATATTTTATTTAGGTTAGGTGTTGAAGCTGTTAAGAATGGTTACATAGACTTGGCTAAGAGGTATGGAGAGTTGATAAGAAGAATTTCTATGAGGAATAGAATTAAAATTCCGAGAGAAATGCGAAGGTGGATTTGCAAAAACTGCTACACTATTATGGTGCCAGGATTCAATGCAAGAGTCAGAACACGTAGAGATGGAAAAGTTTTAAGAGTTGTAACAAGATGTCTTTATTGTGGTTGGATACATAGGTATCAATTTGTGAGGAGAGGAAGTAATGAAAGTTAAAGGAAGTTTTAAGGAGCTTAAAAAGCTTAAGATAGCTCAGCATAGAGCTGATGTGAATATAGGAAAACTTGGTTTGCATGAAGGTGTTGTCGAGGAAATAAAGAGACGCTTAAAAGATCATGGAATTGTGAAGATAAGAATATTGAAAAGTGCTCGAAACATTGTAAGCGGAGATGATGTAAAGAAGCTTGCCGAACTTCTTAATGCTTTTCTTGCAGATGAAAGAGGATATACATATGTGCTTATAAGCAGAAAGCGTGAAAAGAAAGCAAGAAAAGGTATTTAGTTGTTGGTTTGATAAGCCATGGTCACTGTTAGAGATGTTCCAGCAGATATGCTGATAAAGAGACTAGCCGAGTATCTAAAAAGCAATGTTCCTATGGTTAAACCTCCACAATGGGCTTTATTCTCAAAAACAGGTTCTCACAGAGAAAGAGTTCCTGATAATGCAGACTGGTGGTATGTAAGAGCTGCTGCAATTCTTAGAAAGCTTTACCTAGCTGAAGAACCTCTGGGAATAGAAACCTTCAGAACAATTTTTGGTGGTTTAAAAAGAAGAGGGTCGGCACCACCTCACTTTAGGAAATGTGGAGGATCTAATATAAGAAAGATTTTACAGCAACTAGAAAAAGCTGGACTTGTAAAAAAGACGGAAAGAGGAAGGGTAATATCAGATGAGGGGAGAAAACTATTAGACAGAATGGCTTTGGAAATATTCAAGGATTTATTAAGAACATCGCCAGAACTTTCAAAATACGCCCCCAAATCACTTATTGCAGCAACAAGTTAATTAGCCACTAGCAACAAGATTATTATATTTGACTTATGGCTAATGGGTGATGCAAATTGTTTGAAGATGCTCAGATTTATAGTGATAGTGATGAGGTAGAGGCGTTACTTGAAAAAAGATATAGGGAGATTCTTGCTAGAAGACGCGAAGAGGAGAGGAGAAAAAGAGAGTTAGAGGAAGAAGTAAGAAGACAGGAAATACTAAGAACTATTCTGACTCCAGAAGCTAGGGAAAGACTTTCAAATATTAGGCTTGTTAGACCAGAAATTGCTAGAGCTGTTGAGGATAGGTTAATAGCTCTTGCATTACAGGGTAGAATATCACAGCCTATAACAGATGAGGAGTTAAAGAGTATACTAGCAGAGATCTATGAAAGAACAAGAAAAGATTTTAGGATTAGTATACGTGAAAAATGAGAGATGTCGAAAATGGCTAGAAATAAGCCATTGGCTAAAAAGCTTAGGCTCATAAATAGAGAAAAATCTAATCAACCAATACCTGTGTGGGTAGCTATAAAAACAATTAGAAAAGTTATGAGAGGCTATAGACTAAGGAATTGGAGAAGATCCAAGTTGGGTGATGTTTAAAATGCCTAAGGACAAGAATGAGGGTATATATCTAATACCACTTAGACATGTTTATAGAGCTGGAAGTAGAAGAGATAGGGGTAAGAGAGTAATAAGCTATATAAGAAAGTTTTTGGAAAGGCATTTAGGTGGAAAGGTTATTCTAGATCCAGCAATAAGCATGTTTATCTATAGCAGAAAGATAGAGAAACCACCAAGAAAAATACTGGTGAGGTTTTTAAAGATAGATAATGGTATTTACAAAGCAATGCTTGCTGTTGAGGTGAAGAGGTAACAGAATGGTTATTATTGAGAGAACAAATTATAAGGGAAATCCAAATATAGGCGTATTTGTTTTTGCAACAGACAAATTTGTTTTAATACCATCTGATTCTGACGAAAAATTTTCAAAGCTTGTTTCAAAAACTCTTCAAGTTCCTGTAATAAGAGTGTCTATTGCTGATACAAGTTTATTGGGAATATTCATTGCTGGTAACAATAGAGGTGTTTTGGTTCCTCACATTGTTAAAGATTGGGAATTCAGAATTTTGAAGAATAGTATTGATGTAAATGTTGAGGTTGTGAAGACAAGGTTTACAGCACTTGGAAATGTTTGTTTAGTTAATGACAAAGCTGCATTAATTCATCCGGAGGCATATGAAGAATTGAAAAAAGTTGTCGTTGATGTTCTAGCTGTTGAAACAGTTGAGAAAGGTATTATTGCTGGTTTTCCAACAGTTGGTTCAATAGCATTTGTTAATAATATTGCAGGTCTTGTTCATCCTGATGCTAATGAAAATGAGCTTGAGTATTTATCAAATACTTTCCAGGTTCCATTTGACATAGGAACGGTTAATTTTGGAGTTGGATTTATAAAGTCTGGTCTTGTTGGTAATACAAAAGGAATTTTAGTCGGAGATAGAACTACAGGTCCTGAGATTTTGAGAATAAGTAAGGTGTTTAGGGTGGTAACCTCATGACCAATGTGAAGATATATAGAGTAGAGGGTGTAATGCTAATATCTGCTGACAAGCTGCCAACGTGGCAGAGGTTCTCAGTTGAGGTAAGAGCATTAAATGAGAAACACGCATTAGAATACATATATTCAGTGCTTGGAAGTAGGCATAAGGTGAAGAGAGCAAATATAAAGATACTTAAAATTGAGGAAATACCTTTGGAGAAAGCTGAAAGCAAGTATGTAAGAGACTTGTCCACACTAACTAGAATGGTGATTAAATGAGTGTAGACAGGACCAGAGCTGAGGAAGTTATTCAACAACTACTTATACAGCTTGAGGAGCTTAGAGAAGCCATTAGAGTTGTTCAAACAAGATCTTTAGCATTATCATCTGAATTACAAGAGATTAGAATTGCTTATGACACACTTGGGGAAATTCAGAAGCTTTCTCAGCAAGATGTGTTTGCTTCATTGGATAGAAATGGCTATGTATTTGTTAAAGCAAAGCTTTTGTCAGTTGATGAAGCTATTGTTAGACTTGGCAAGGAATACTATATATCTTTGCCAATTGATAAAGCTAAGAATGTTCTTATGGAATATGAGAAAGAATTGACAGAAGAGCTTAGAGAAACTGAAACTGAATTAAGAAAATTAACTGAGTTATATAATCAAATTCAGAAGAAAATTCAAGAATATGTAGCTATGCTGCAAAAAAGTAGTATAAGTGAGAAACGAAGCTAATTTAAGGTTTTTTCATTGTTTTCAAAGATAAAGAAAGTTCTTCAAGATTTTGCACAACAAATTTCAGAAGCTATTCTATATAGAACTCTAAGTGAAAAGGAAATTGATGAGTACTGTAATAATCTTTTCATACAGCTTATAGAATCTGATGTTGCATATGATGTAGCAGAAAAAATTGTAAATGAAATCAAGCAGCAGTTAATGGGTAAAAAGATTAGGCGAGGAGATGATGCGAAAAATTACATAGATACAGCTGTGGAAAAATCGCTTGAGGAAATGTTAAAAGGTGTAGGCACCTTTAAACTAATGAATTTTGTGAAGAGTGTATTGGCCAAGGAGAAACCAGTTAAAATTATGTTCATGGGTGTCAATGGAGTTGGAAAGACAACTACAATAGCTAAGATAGCACACATTCTGAAAACAAATGGGTTTAAAGTTGTGGTAGCTGCAGCAGATACATTTAGAGCTGGTGCTCAGGAGCAGCTAAAAAAGCATGCTGAAAGAATTGGTGTAACATTTATTGGTGGTAGATACGGCTCAGATCCAGCAGCTATAGCATTTGATGCCATTGTTTATGCTCAGAAAAATAATTTTGATGTTGTTTTAATTGATACTGCTGGTAGAATGCATGTTGACATAGATTTAATGAATGAGCTTAGAAAAGTGGCAAGGGTTGTTAAACCTCATTTAAAGCTTCTTGTTTTAGATGCTTTAACTGGCAATGATGCATTAGAACAA
Coding sequences:
- a CDS encoding 50S ribosomal protein L31e, which encodes MPKDKNEGIYLIPLRHVYRAGSRRDRGKRVISYIRKFLERHLGGKVILDPAISMFIYSRKIEKPPRKILVRFLKIDNGIYKAMLAVEVKR
- the ftsY gene encoding signal recognition particle-docking protein FtsY; the encoded protein is MFSKIKKVLQDFAQQISEAILYRTLSEKEIDEYCNNLFIQLIESDVAYDVAEKIVNEIKQQLMGKKIRRGDDAKNYIDTAVEKSLEEMLKGVGTFKLMNFVKSVLAKEKPVKIMFMGVNGVGKTTTIAKIAHILKTNGFKVVVAAADTFRAGAQEQLKKHAERIGVTFIGGRYGSDPAAIAFDAIVYAQKNNFDVVLIDTAGRMHVDIDLMNELRKVARVVKPHLKLLVLDALTGNDALEQLKGFEEAVGVDVVVLTKVDADANGGAALTTIIGVGKPIAYLGVGQGYNDLIEYDPAIVLKMLFR
- a CDS encoding DNA-binding protein; this translates as MYSDSDEVEALLEKRYREILARRREEERRKRELEEEVRRQEILRTILTPEARERLSNIRLVRPEIARAVEDRLIALALQGRISQPITDEELKSILAEIYERTRKDFRISIREK
- a CDS encoding ribonuclease P protein component 4 gives rise to the protein MKRRESISIRDIALERMDILFRLGVEAVKNGYIDLAKRYGELIRRISMRNRIKIPREMRRWICKNCYTIMVPGFNARVRTRRDGKVLRVVTRCLYCGWIHRYQFVRRGSNES
- a CDS encoding translation initiation factor IF-6; the encoded protein is MVIIERTNYKGNPNIGVFVFATDKFVLIPSDSDEKFSKLVSKTLQVPVIRVSIADTSLLGIFIAGNNRGVLVPHIVKDWEFRILKNSIDVNVEVVKTRFTALGNVCLVNDKAALIHPEAYEELKKVVVDVLAVETVEKGIIAGFPTVGSIAFVNNIAGLVHPDANENELEYLSNTFQVPFDIGTVNFGVGFIKSGLVGNTKGILVGDRTTGPEILRISKVFRVVTS
- the pfdA gene encoding prefoldin subunit alpha, with amino-acid sequence MSVDRTRAEEVIQQLLIQLEELREAIRVVQTRSLALSSELQEIRIAYDTLGEIQKLSQQDVFASLDRNGYVFVKAKLLSVDEAIVRLGKEYYISLPIDKAKNVLMEYEKELTEELRETETELRKLTELYNQIQKKIQEYVAMLQKSSISEKRS
- a CDS encoding biotin transporter BioY, producing the protein MTICSKSIATQVLLLAFSTLIAVLTGILAQASFFLGPIPYTMQNVGIILGGLLLPPKHALFSQLLYIVLIALGLPMASGFKGGLHVLLGYTGGYIAGFPIASFLMSIFTRAYLNLRKIKLYDVGVKDFIALLLLSVVAALPIYILGFIVFAYYALSNKNLFSWVIKVSNVIGFSSNDRILAIFLVSVAIFIPQDVLMDHVIAISTAKAISSYLKQRGVVIEQNC
- a CDS encoding 30S ribosomal protein S19e; amino-acid sequence: MVTVRDVPADMLIKRLAEYLKSNVPMVKPPQWALFSKTGSHRERVPDNADWWYVRAAAILRKLYLAEEPLGIETFRTIFGGLKRRGSAPPHFRKCGGSNIRKILQQLEKAGLVKKTERGRVISDEGRKLLDRMALEIFKDLLRTSPELSKYAPKSLIAATS
- a CDS encoding 50S ribosomal protein L39e — translated: MARNKPLAKKLRLINREKSNQPIPVWVAIKTIRKVMRGYRLRNWRRSKLGDV
- a CDS encoding YhbY family RNA-binding protein, which encodes MKVKGSFKELKKLKIAQHRADVNIGKLGLHEGVVEEIKRRLKDHGIVKIRILKSARNIVSGDDVKKLAELLNAFLADERGYTYVLISRKREKKARKGI
- the rpl18a gene encoding 50S ribosomal protein L18Ae → MTNVKIYRVEGVMLISADKLPTWQRFSVEVRALNEKHALEYIYSVLGSRHKVKRANIKILKIEEIPLEKAESKYVRDLSTLTRMVIK